The window TAAGTGTTTCTTACAAATAAAATAGCACGTTTTGAAAAAGTAATTTCTATTATCATAACAAAGAACCGAAATCTCTTCTATTATAGTAGAGATTTCGGTTTTTTTTGTTAAACAAAGGAGCAGACTTCTTAACATCTTGAAGAAGCGAACTTGAATCCGTTAATGTATCTTAACTTTCCGGCGATTAAACGGTAAATAGCGGAGTATTCAAAGAAGGACCTAAAAAAGCACTTTCCAGGGACTGCAAAATGGGAGTCGAATTCCAAAAAGAATGAAGCTTGAAGGCTAAAGTGTCTAGAAAAACTCAAGAACGGGTAAAGAATACATAGTTGAAGCAAACAGGAGGTAATTTTTAATGAAGAATCATGTTATTGGCGTATACGAAAATGAAAAACAAGCGACTGAAGTTGTTGAAAATTTAAAAGAGAAAGGCTATACAACTGAGGAAATTTCAGTTATTGCTAAAAATACAAAAGAACTATCTGAAATCACACAGGAAATAAAACCTTCCACTAAGGATGGAGCCATTGCAGGAGCTGTAACTGGAGGAGCAATTGGCATAGCGGGCGTGATAGCAGGGTTATCCACTGTATTGATTCCTGGATTTGGCGCTGTGTTGGCGGCAGGTCCTATTATTACAACAATTGGCGGAGCAGTCGTAGGGGCTAGCTCTGGTGCTGGCGGTTTAAAGCATGCTCTAATGGAAATTGGAGTCCCGGATGATGAAGCTGAACGCTATTCTAGTGACGCTCAGGAAGGTAATATTCTGGTATTTCTTCATCCCAAAGAGTGAGGGTGGAGTGAAAGGTCCTAAGTTTGCATAAATAATATGCAGTGATTTCTTTCCTCTGGAATTAACTCATGATGGGCTACAATGTATAGCGCGTGAGATTCTAGTTCTTCGATTCCTGCCAAGGGAGTACGATAGATATGAGTTCCTATGTTTGTAGAATTTTGTACAAGCATAGGAACTTTTTTTTGTTTGCTTTTCAATTGCTGATACAACTTAACGAAAAACATTCAGAAGAAAATCAGTTAGCACAAATGTATTGGAAAAGTTGATTCAAAAGGAGATGCAACAGTGATAAGGGTTATGTGCTGCAATACTCAAAACCAATAATTTGATTAACGCACCGTTGATACAAACTGTGCAGTGATGTGTTTTCACTTTAAAAATAGTCCCTTCTTAATTATCTATTAAGAAGAGACTATGGCTTATTAAATTTATTAATATTTATTCAAGGTGATGATCTAAGATTAATCCGTTATGGTTTAATTTCCCTTAGATAAAAGTCGTATAATTGGTTAATAGATGAACTGGATAAGATATGACTAGCCCGTTCAATTTTCTCACGTTCCCAATCGAACCAACGCATTTCCTTCAACTTTTCGATTTCTTTGTCTGTAAATCGTTTCTTTATCTCTTTAGCAGGGTTGCCTCCTACTATCGTATATGGCGGGACATCTTTTGCAACAACCGATCCTGCCGCAACAATAGCACCTTCACCTATTGTAACACCGGGCATAATCATTGCATTCATGCCAATCCAGGCATCATTTTCGATGATTGTATCCCCTTTTTGTTCATATGAAGTTTCAATTTGCTCTACAAACGGATAGACGGTAATCCATTCAGTATGATGATTGTGATTTCCACCCATTAAAATAATTACACCACTTGCAATGCATACGTAATTTCCTATAATCAACTTATCTAAATGCCAACCAAGGTCTTCGATGGGGTTAAACAACTTTCTAGATTTTTCATCTCCCCATAAGTATCTAACGCAGCCATCTTCAAAATCATGATTATCGTAATAACCAGAGTAGTAGGAGTATTCCCCTACTTCAATCATTGGGTTGGTGACAATATCTTTTAAATACTTAATTTCAGACCAGTGGTTAAATCGATGTTGTTTCATTTTTTTCCCTCGCTTCTAAGTAGTATAAATCATTTTTTACTTAGAAGCTTAATGCCGTAGCAACATTCTTAAACCGTTTCAAACGACGAACCATCGTCCTCATCCTTTTCCTATTTGATAGGTGGATTGTAACAAATGATTCAGCTGTTCGTCAAACCTTACTGAACCGTTCGACCATAAAGCGTCGTAGTAGACACAACTGTAAGATATAAAAAGTAAGGGTGTATCACCTAGGTGATAACACCTGTGAGTAAATTAATCCCAAACTAAGGGTCTTGGTATGCCCGCTGTTCTTAAATAATCAAGCAATTGGCCAGTATGGATAGATTCATGATAAGCAACTCTTAACAACATATCACCCAAGTCTCTTATGTAACCTGCATCAGAGCGGTCAATTTTAATATTGGTTAAATCTTTTTCAGAAAATGACCTAATTGTTTCTAAGAACCGATTTCTATAAGGTTCGGCAAATTCCAATTCGGCATTCACAGTAGAAAAAGGCTGTTTATCGAAAGGAGAATCAAATACTGCCAGACTGCCTTGATTTTGGATTGCTAGATGGTAATAATGTTCACTTTCTAGAACATGCCTAATCATTTCTAGACAAGTCATTGCTTCGTCATCCGGTTTCCATTGTAGTTTTTCTTGTGGAATAGCTGTCCAAACCTTAATACTTCTTCTTCGTACTTCGATAAAATTTAAAATAATTAATTCAATAGAGTTCAAAAATTTTCCCCCTTTTATTAGTATGTTTTAAATGTACACGAATAAGTGTTCGGTGAAAAGGCATGATTTTAATAAATATATTATTGCGCAGTTCGAATGAGACTGACATAAAAAAGTGCTCAATTTCAGCTCGAAATTTGAGTGGTTTATCAACATTGATGGATGCGACTACTCCACAATCTTTACAGAAAATATAAGTGGTGGACGTAGCGGTAAAATATCCACGCCTACAGTTGGGATACAGATGGATGTTTCGAATGATGAGATATTGCAGATAAGCTTATTTGTCTCGGCATAAG is drawn from Psychrobacillus sp. INOP01 and contains these coding sequences:
- a CDS encoding general stress protein, with product MKNHVIGVYENEKQATEVVENLKEKGYTTEEISVIAKNTKELSEITQEIKPSTKDGAIAGAVTGGAIGIAGVIAGLSTVLIPGFGAVLAAGPIITTIGGAVVGASSGAGGLKHALMEIGVPDDEAERYSSDAQEGNILVFLHPKE
- a CDS encoding CatB-related O-acetyltransferase, producing MKQHRFNHWSEIKYLKDIVTNPMIEVGEYSYYSGYYDNHDFEDGCVRYLWGDEKSRKLFNPIEDLGWHLDKLIIGNYVCIASGVIILMGGNHNHHTEWITVYPFVEQIETSYEQKGDTIIENDAWIGMNAMIMPGVTIGEGAIVAAGSVVAKDVPPYTIVGGNPAKEIKKRFTDKEIEKLKEMRWFDWEREKIERASHILSSSSINQLYDFYLREIKP
- a CDS encoding DinB family protein; translation: MNSIELIILNFIEVRRRSIKVWTAIPQEKLQWKPDDEAMTCLEMIRHVLESEHYYHLAIQNQGSLAVFDSPFDKQPFSTVNAELEFAEPYRNRFLETIRSFSEKDLTNIKIDRSDAGYIRDLGDMLLRVAYHESIHTGQLLDYLRTAGIPRPLVWD